ACTACGACGCTTTTTCCGTAAACTTGCAGGTGATATATGAGACACTCTCATCCAAGTGGACAATAACTTCCGTTTATTTGCTTTGAAGAAGTATGGACACCTTGCTTACACCTGGGAACTTCCCCTCGACAGTTGTGGACGAGTTCATTTGCCTCCTCAACGTTTAAAGATGCTAGCAAAGTCTTCTCACAAACCGACTTCAATTCCGTACTCTCATTACAGAATCCCCCACAAGCAATACAGCGAAGCAAGGCAATAGTGAGAGTCCACCTCCAAATCTCCATTCCTCGTACTCTTAAAATAACTCCCTAGCTTCCTCCAAATTCACTCCCTGACACAACCCATCAATCAAAATCGATAAAGAAAACCCAAATTCGGCTTCATTCCCTTTTGACAGCAGAAAACAAAAAGTGGGATCAAAGTTTTATGGGGATTTGAACCCGACGTGAATCGAACACGCAACCTTCTGATCTGGAGTCAGACGCGCTACCATTGCGCCACGGATCCTGTTGTACTCTTTTAAAATAGATCATTTTAGTTGATTCCATAGTAGTAAATCATTGGTAGCTCTGAATCAAAAGGAAGAGGCTCCATCAGGTATTTTCCTTAACAGCTTATATACTTGATGACATATGCACATCGACGGTTGGTTAGTGGCTGCCACCACAACAGTAGGTTCTACCATTGCATATGGAGAAAGAGAGCAGAGTTGATGAGTTCCTAGGGTGTGTGAGCATATAGAGCTGTAGATGTGGAAGAAAGGAAAACCGGATGTGGAGCCAAAGGAGGTTAGTGGTTGCTTGTAAAAGGCCTGCTCCATCTTGCAATAAAAGCGACAGAAACAATTAAGCAAGACAAGATAATTGTGAGAATGCACCACAATTCTACTCACAAGCAAAGGAATATGACATTACTGCCGCTTCACTTTAGGAACATACATGCAATAAAGTAACTAATGCTGCATGAGACTAAAGTTTCATAGGTACTACATACAATCAAgattttatattgtttacaATTAACCTTGGTTCCATGATAGTTTATCCAATAAACTAAACCTGGTGTTTAAATCGAATAAGTTTCAGAGAATATATGTTTTTTACTAATTCAACAAACGAATTAATGAGAGAAGTGCAATTTTCATCTTTCATTCCAATACAAAAGGCCTGATTGGGTTCCAAAATTGATGGTGTAAATGAAAAACTGTAGGACACCTTGCTTACCTTCCCCTTTTAACATCTCTGGATAAACTTAAATCTGCTCGTAAAGTCCTTGGACAAAGCGATTTCATCccaaattcaaaagaaaaggaTTGGATAAGGATTTAAGGTGGGAATTGAACCCGACGTGAATCGAACACGCAACCTTCTGATCTGGAGTCAGACGCGCTACCATTGCGCCACGGATCCTGCTGCTCTTATAGGGgttcatttattttgaaaaactcatttttgTAGCATCTGTGAATCAAAAGGTAGAAGCTCCATGAGGTATTTTCGTTAATTTCcagtaaaattttaacattgcATAAGTTTAATGTGCATTCTAAGTCTCTGCtaatttattggttttttaCTTGTATGTGTCATGCCAGGAAATGGAAGGTGGTAGGATACATATGCAGATGCAGTCAAACATAGATTTTAGAAAAAAGGGTATTGTCCCGGGACATTGTTTGTTGTTGTAGGACTTTACAAGGCATTTAGtgttttgatttcatttttggTGGGTGGATCTGTTGGAAGAGTCAATTGTTCCACCTGGCTTCCTTGTTAGGTGCTTTGCTTTAGGTTCCAAACTCTTGTACAGCAGTGTTCAACTGCTCACCATCTGTttgatatagatatatatatgtaagtcaATTGTTCCTGGTGTTTGATGGAAATGATTCCAGGGCATTTGGTTCAACAAGTATAGGACGGGATGTTTTTCACTATTTCAACAAGCAATTCTCATGCAGTCTTCGTTTCTCATTTCAGTACAAAAAAGTAAGGATCTCTTATTAATGGGAAATTGAACCCGACGTGAATCGAACACGCAACCTTCTGATCTGGAGTCAGACGCGCTACCATTGCGCCACGGATCCTGTTGTTCATGACCTTAAAATAGTGCCTTTCTTTAGTGATAGTAAAGTATAAATAACTCTCAATCTAAAGAGGAGGCTCCTGTCCATGAAgtattttccttaatttccaGTAACATTCTAAAATGGCATAAGTTTAATGTTCATTCTAAGTCTCTGCTAATTTCTTGGTTTGTTAACTTGGCACTATATAGCCTAGTGTATGCACTAGAAAAGTCTTTGTTTGTTGTTGTAGGACTTAATAAGCCTTTAGTATTTTGGATTTCTGTAGGGTGGATCTGTTAAGTCTCATTTGTTTCGCCGGCTTCCTTATTAGGTGCTTTATGATAAGTTGTTCATTTTTGACCAAACCTTGCGCTTAGCTTCAAAACTATACGACTTATTGCACTTGAAGCTACTCTTGTATGCAAGTCAAACAGCAGTGTCTTTGTTCACAATCTGTTTGAGTATTGTACCTATATCTTAGGCAAATTAATAATCTGAACAGTGTAGTATGCATGAATTTAGAGATCCTTTCTGATTAGATAGAAACCTATAGTGACTTTTGTTTGCATTCAGATTAAAATCAAGCcaaatattttcctatttaaaaaCCCCACACGTAAGAGCTCATTAAGGACGTTCTCTGCttgtaaaacattattttacCCTAAATTGGTTTAAAGATAATCTCCAATGTACTAATTGGAGTGCTTATTGGGTTGATTAGTGCTACTGTTGCCCTGCTTTCAATTGTTTTTCATGCTGTGGGTACAACAAAAGCGACGACCAAGTagctaaaacttttaaattaaccccaaattacattttatcatTGGGACTCTTAATATTCCCTTCAAACATGCCTAAAATCATGTTAACCGTCTTCCAATAACATGGGACATCGATCAACTAGTTGCCACTATGTCAGCTTTGTGGTAGGCATTTTTTCCCCTATAATTTGCACAAGTTCAGGGTTCATTTTGGTTCATGTAACAGAGGTCACCAATAAACTAAACCAAAGCCACTAAGACAATATGATCAGAGTTCCGCCACGAAAAGGggtaaaacattaaatttgtgAGTTAATGCTGCTTGGGTCATAGCAGATGCACAAAGGGCATCATATACCAACCAAAAGCACTCAGTGTAGgtataaaattacaaaactcaaaTCTCCAAATCAGCATAACTGTAGTAGGTCATATATACATAGCTAACCTCTAATGCGAATCAAGATATATTGTTTTCATGATTAGCAATGTAAGCTTGAACGCTTTTACGAAGGGGCAAACTACACTTTTGTAGGCAATTGTCATGTCCAAGCAGAGATCAACCCCACCAAGGTACACTTCGTTGGTCTAGTTTCCATACGGCAGATTAATCCCTGTGAAGTTCCTCAGCAGGTGGTGGAGCAAATCTCACATTTTCCGGCCGTGCTACCACTACATCCTCATCTGCAAACAGCGCTTTGATGAGAGATGGAGTCTTTAGGGGTCTGCGACCAGTCATTCGGGGATATACATCTTCAAGAAAATAGTATGCATGACCAGCTATCATTCCCTggattaacaaaaatatttagtttaacaaagagatggcatgcaaaaattaaacatgGCCGCATTGAGAATCTGAAGCGTGGGACAAGAACCGGGGGAAGTCTAGGACCATTGCATAATTATAAGGGAGTCTCTCGGTTATCACCCAGCGGATGAGACCAAGCAACTTACCCCCCCCCAAATCCTAACACTTTCCTTTTCCACACTACTCACAACAAGACCGATCCAGCAGTGACGATATATGGCTATTATGAAAAGCTTAATTATACTAGTATAGCTTGTGCCTTGTAGTCACTTCAGTGAACGTACAATGGATTTCAGATATATGCAGAGAATTCATACAAACAGTACTAATCCCAACATTAAAGCAGGCTCTGGAAATAGGAACACACCAGCAGATCCACCCAAGCACTAGCACCAACAAGAACAGAGAATCCCAAAAGCACCTAAAAGACATACAAGGAAAAGAAGTAATTATACTCAACAACTAGATGAAGTATGATAAAACCcaaaaatgcaaaaagaaggctGAACTTTCTCCAAATGGAAAATTCCACCAATAACCacatttctttttttgaaaagctttaaatacttcaaaataGAAAATGCATAATCAAGAgcaataataatcataaaaaaaggaTGGAGTGAATTGAAGCACTCACCCAGGGCAAGTAAGCTGCTGTGAAGGTAAAAAGACCCAGAAAACTCATATGTATAAAAGGATTCTGTTTGCTCCATACATAAACCTACAAGTTGTAGTAAATAAGATGGCTTCCAAATGGCTATTAACAGAGATCATAaactacaaaataaaacaaattttgcacGTAAACAAAGGCAGATCGGCTTACCATCATGAATGTCAATGAATTGCTTAGAAATATGATTCGGGCAAATGATGCTGACAGATAAGGTATCATTCCTCCTATAAGCACAATGCCAGTTAAGACAGAAGCTCCAAACAAAAGCATGTAAAAAAAATCTGCAGTCCTTCCCCTGAATGTGTTCTCTTCAAGAAGTTTGCAGTATCGGGCGAGAAAGAACATGTGAAACATGAAATCCAAATCTGGCATATAAACGGATACCATGTTAAAGGTGCTCGACAATTTGAGTGTACTAGCTTCAATCCTAATCATACAGATATGCCTGGATAAGCAATGCCAActttaaatatctttaatctcATTGATGGTTTAAACTCGGAAGAAAGCATATAAAAGGAAGGCTGATCTGAAGTTATTGTTGTC
This genomic stretch from Gossypium raimondii isolate GPD5lz chromosome 6, ASM2569854v1, whole genome shotgun sequence harbors:
- the LOC105773886 gene encoding derlin-2.2, producing MAQAIEEWYKQMPVITRSYLTAAVAITIGCSLEIISPYHLYLNPKLVVKHYQFWRLITNFLYFRKMDLDFMFHMFFLARYCKLLEENTFRGRTADFFYMLLFGASVLTGIVLIGGMIPYLSASFARIIFLSNSLTFMMVYVWSKQNPFIHMSFLGLFTFTAAYLPWVLLGFSVLVGASAWVDLLGMIAGHAYYFLEDVYPRMTGRRPLKTPSLIKALFADEDVVVARPENVRFAPPPAEELHRD